One part of the Streptomyces lienomycini genome encodes these proteins:
- a CDS encoding MraY family glycosyltransferase, protein MREYLLTLCVTAAVTYLLTGPVRKFAIVAGAMPEIRARDVHREPTPRLGGIAMFFGLCAGLLVADHLTNLSEVFEKSNEPRALLSGAALIWLIGVLDDKFEIDALIKLGGQMIAAGVMVVQGLTILWIPLPGVGTVALTQWQGTLLTVALVVITINAVNFVDGLDGLAAGMVCIAAAAFFMYAYRIWYSYGIEAAAPASLFAAILMGMCLGFLPHNMHPARIFMGDSGSMLIGLVLAAGAISVTGQVDPDLMNLFSGSERNSVHQMVPVYIPLVMPLTIIAIPAADLILAIVRRTWKGQSPFAADRGHLHHRLLEIGHSHSRAVLIMYFFSALIAFGALAYSVNAASMWIVLGVVFLSAIGLVLLLMPRFTPRAPRWSERFVPPRYRRRKAAAAEAGDGEADGGADAEEPAGDAEDEDDDRVPVTVGVSGVNGATAVGHRSRAR, encoded by the coding sequence GTGCGTGAATACCTGCTGACGCTCTGCGTCACGGCCGCGGTGACGTATCTGCTGACAGGGCCGGTACGGAAGTTCGCGATCGTGGCGGGGGCGATGCCGGAGATCCGGGCACGTGACGTGCACCGGGAACCCACTCCGCGGCTCGGCGGGATCGCGATGTTCTTCGGACTGTGCGCCGGCCTGCTGGTCGCCGACCACCTCACCAACCTCAGTGAGGTCTTCGAGAAGAGCAACGAACCGCGGGCCCTGCTGTCCGGGGCGGCCCTGATCTGGCTGATCGGCGTCCTGGACGACAAGTTCGAGATCGACGCCCTGATCAAGCTGGGCGGGCAGATGATCGCCGCCGGTGTGATGGTGGTGCAGGGTCTGACCATCCTGTGGATCCCGCTGCCCGGCGTCGGCACCGTGGCGCTCACCCAGTGGCAGGGCACGCTGCTGACGGTGGCGCTGGTCGTCATCACCATCAACGCGGTCAACTTCGTGGACGGCCTCGACGGCCTCGCGGCGGGCATGGTGTGCATCGCGGCGGCGGCGTTCTTCATGTACGCCTACCGGATCTGGTACTCGTACGGCATCGAGGCCGCGGCGCCCGCCTCGCTGTTCGCGGCCATCCTGATGGGCATGTGCCTGGGCTTCCTGCCGCACAACATGCACCCCGCCAGGATCTTCATGGGCGACTCCGGCTCGATGCTCATCGGCTTGGTGCTGGCGGCCGGCGCGATCTCGGTCACGGGGCAGGTCGACCCCGACCTGATGAACCTGTTCTCCGGGTCCGAGCGCAACTCGGTGCACCAGATGGTGCCGGTCTACATCCCGCTGGTGATGCCGCTGACCATCATCGCCATCCCGGCCGCCGACCTGATCCTGGCGATCGTCCGGCGCACCTGGAAGGGCCAGTCGCCGTTCGCCGCGGACCGGGGGCACCTGCACCACCGGCTGCTGGAGATCGGCCACTCGCACAGCCGCGCGGTGCTGATCATGTACTTCTTCTCGGCGCTGATCGCCTTCGGCGCGCTCGCCTACTCCGTGAACGCCGCGTCCATGTGGATCGTGCTGGGTGTGGTCTTCCTCAGCGCGATCGGGCTGGTCCTGCTCCTGATGCCGCGCTTCACCCCGCGTGCCCCGCGCTGGTCCGAGCGCTTCGTGCCGCCGCGCTACCGGCGACGCAAGGCGGCCGCGGCCGAGGCCGGGGACGGAGAAGCGGACGGCGGCGCGGACGCCGAGGAGCCCGCGGGGGACGCGGAGGACGAGGACGACGACCGGGTCCCCGTGACGGTGGGCGTCTCCGGGGTCAACGGGGCCACCGCGGTCGGGCACCGTTCACGGGCAAGGTAA